AGATGGTGATCCTTCAAAATTAACTAGTTTATGCGTATCTGTTCTCCCGGTAAGCCTGTTAGGATTATTTTTGCTTATACCTTCTACCAATACAGGTACTATTTTACCCACGAGATGCATATTTTTTTTATAACCAATCTCATTGATAAGGTTAACCAATCTGTTAAAGCGTTCCATTTTAATATTATCTGGAACCTGATTTTCCATAGTAGCTGCCGGTGTTCCTGTCCGAATAGAATAAAGAAAGGTAAAAGCAGAGTCGTATTCTACTTGACGAACCAGCTCTAAAGTATCATCAAAATCCTTTTCTGTTTCTCCTGGAAACCCAACAATAATATCAGTACTGATTGCAATATCGGGAGCTTTTGATTTTAACAAACTTATTTTTTCAAGATATTCTTCTCTTGAATACTTTCTATTCATCTTGCTTAGTATAGCATTACTTCCGGCCTGAACTGGTAAGTGAATATGTGGTGATACTTTATCTAGTGTAGCAATTACATCCATTAACTTTTCAGAAAAGTCAGCAGGATGAGACGTCATAAAGCGTATTCGTTCTATGCCCGGAATGTCATTGATAATTTTAAGCAAATCTGAAAAATCAATAGATTGCTGAAGCGTTTTACCATAGGAGTTTACATTTTGTCCAAGTAATGTTATTTCTAAAGTACCATTTTGGGCAAGTTTCTTTACTTCGTCATATATTTTATCAGGCTCTCGACTTCTTTCTCTACCTCGAGTATAAGGAACAATGCAGTAGGAACAGAAATTATTGCAGCCATACATAATATTGACAAATGCTTTTGCTAAATATTTTCTTTCTATAGGTAAGTTTTCAGGGATATCATTTTCTTTGTCCCAAACTTCTACTAACAGGCCTTCCATTTGATATGAATTATTTAATAGTTCAGGAAAGCGATGAAGATTATGTGTTCCAAATACAAGGTCTACAAACGGATATGATTTTTTGATTTTTTCTACAACATGCTTTTGCTGCATCATGCATCCACAAATAGCTAAAAACAAGTTAGGATTTTTCTGTTTCATTCTTTTGAGTTCACCTAAATTTCCATATACTTTAAGCTCTGCATTTTCTCTGACGCAACAAGTGTTGATAATTATTATATCAGCCTCCGCTTTTTTTTCGGTTTCTATATAACCTAAGCTTTGAAGCATAGCGGATAGTTTTTCTGAGTCATGAAAATTCATTTGACAACCAAAAGTTTGCACATTATAGTACATTTGCTCATTAAGATTATTATTCATTTAAACGCACCTTTCTATAAACAGGATTCTTAGCTTCTGGTGAAGATTAAACTCCATCAGAAGGTTAGAATATGTTGCCCAGTAACGTAGCACCGCTTATTTCCCTCTTTCAAAAGAGAAGATCTTAATGGTGGTAGTTATCGGATCAATTTCAATATTAATTGTACCTTATTTTATGGTTTAAGGAAAGGTTTATGAAAGAGAGATTCAAACTTGATAAGTTAAGAATACACAAGAAAATAGCAAAAAAATTAAATTTAACAAGAAACTATGAACCAAAAACCAAAGTGCACTCGATAATAAGATATCGGTGCACTTCGGTTATTTCTTTTGATAAAAAAATGTTTTTAATGGACTTAACTTATACTGATTCGGCATAATTATTTGCTCTGTACTTCCAACAAACAGTATACCTTGAGATTTTAATGCATCGTGAAACTTGTGATACATTTTACTTTTTGTTTCTTCAGTAAAGTAAATCATAACATTTCTACATATAATTAAGTCGCATTGATCAGGATATTTATCTTCTAATAGATTATGTTTTTTAAATTGAACCCTTTCTTTTACTTCGTTCTTTATTTGATAAAAATCTCCGTTTTGAATAAAGAAGCTTTTAACAGTATCAGCAGATAAATTTTTAGTAGCTTTGCTATTATACATGCCTATGTCTGCTTTTTCTAGCGCACCTGAGTCAATATCCGTTGCAATAATTTCCACTTCTTTCAGTGGTAGAAACTTTGACATTAGCATAACCAAGGTATATGGTTCTTCACCAGTAGAACAGGCCGCACTCCAGATTTTAGGTTTTTTAGTGCTTTCTAGAATTTTAGGAATAATTTCTTTTTCTAACACATCCCACTGTTGTGGGTTGCGTCTAAACTCCGAAACATTAATCGTCAGATAATTGATAAACTCATCAAACAATTCTTTACTATTTTTCAATTCAGCAAAATAAGCTTCATACGAATCAAATCGATTTCTTGAAATCAATGATTCAATCCTTCTTTTCATTTGCCTTTCTTTATAACTCGAAAGATCAATACCAGTAAATTGATATATTTTTGATTTGAAAGATTCATACCCTTCCATAGGCTTCTTCCTTTTCTTTTTATTCGAATACAACCAGACATATGGTGTGTAAATTTCGCCAAATTTGTCTGGTTGTACTAAACTATTTGGTATTATTAATTCAGGTTATTTA
This genomic interval from Tindallia magadiensis contains the following:
- the miaB gene encoding tRNA (N6-isopentenyl adenosine(37)-C2)-methylthiotransferase MiaB, producing MNNNLNEQMYYNVQTFGCQMNFHDSEKLSAMLQSLGYIETEKKAEADIIIINTCCVRENAELKVYGNLGELKRMKQKNPNLFLAICGCMMQQKHVVEKIKKSYPFVDLVFGTHNLHRFPELLNNSYQMEGLLVEVWDKENDIPENLPIERKYLAKAFVNIMYGCNNFCSYCIVPYTRGRERSREPDKIYDEVKKLAQNGTLEITLLGQNVNSYGKTLQQSIDFSDLLKIINDIPGIERIRFMTSHPADFSEKLMDVIATLDKVSPHIHLPVQAGSNAILSKMNRKYSREEYLEKISLLKSKAPDIAISTDIIVGFPGETEKDFDDTLELVRQVEYDSAFTFLYSIRTGTPAATMENQVPDNIKMERFNRLVNLINEIGYKKNMHLVGKIVPVLVEGISKNNPNRLTGRTDTHKLVNFEGSPSCVGSIVPVRINEAKTFSLLGTSEL
- a CDS encoding CheR family methyltransferase; its protein translation is MEGYESFKSKIYQFTGIDLSSYKERQMKRRIESLISRNRFDSYEAYFAELKNSKELFDEFINYLTINVSEFRRNPQQWDVLEKEIIPKILESTKKPKIWSAACSTGEEPYTLVMLMSKFLPLKEVEIIATDIDSGALEKADIGMYNSKATKNLSADTVKSFFIQNGDFYQIKNEVKERVQFKKHNLLEDKYPDQCDLIICRNVMIYFTEETKSKMYHKFHDALKSQGILFVGSTEQIIMPNQYKLSPLKTFFYQKK